The genomic region GGCACCGCATCACTACGCGCTTGGGAAAATGGCGGTGAGCAAGAATTAGGAACTTTCCTCAAAAATCTTAAATGATCTAGACACTTAAAAGAGTCGCACTATACTTATTTCACTTTTTATAGAAAAACAATTCAACAAGGAGTCCAACATGGGCCAGCAATTACGTAAAAGAACTAAGCGCGCTGCACGCAAAAGATATGACAAGCGTCAGAGAGAAGCTGTTCGTGAAGCTATCGCTAAATCAAAAAAATAATTTTTGATTTTTCGCCAAACCCGCATTTAACATGCGGGTTTTTTTTTGCCTTATTGAAATAATAATCCGCTCTTCACCTATTCGATTTCACAGGAATTCACTATGAAAAAACTTTTTCTTACTCTAATCATCGCATTAACTATTACTGCATGTAACTCTAGCCCCGTTAAAGTAAGTAGTGACTACGATGAATTTGCTGATTTTAGACTGCTTCGTTCCTTCAAATGGTATGAACGCGAAAGTGCCCCTCCAGGTGTTGATGATCTGCTTGATCGTAGGATCATTCGCGCCGTAGGCCGTGAATTAAAAGCTGATGGCTATCATGAGGCTCAAGAAGGTGAAGCCGTTCATTTCTTAGTCAATTATGTTGTTGTCGCTAGAGAAAAGCAGGAAATTCGTAGTGTAACTTCCTACTCAGGTTACTCACCCCATTATTATGGACGTCATTATTACCCTAGTCACCATGCCAGCTCAGTCGAACTCCGCAATTACCGCCAAGGTACTTTATTTATAGATATCCTCTCTGCCAAAACTAAAAAGTTAATCTGGCGAGGTGTAGGAACTCGACGTATCCCCAATAATGTTGATCGTTTGCGTCGTAATGAAATTGTTAACGAAACCGTAGAAGAAATAATGAAACACTTCCCACCAGATCCCAAAGACAAGCCCAAGCAAAAATAAGCGGTTCATACACTGTCCTTCACATGGATTGTGCTGATTTCCATAAACTATTAAAATTTGCACGTCTCTTATCAGTGAAGTCTTTTGAATAAAGCCTCTTGACTAAATTTCTAAAGCCAAGTCTCAGCTCTTCACGCGTGAAGTTTTTCGGTTCAAACATCAGGTCAAATAAGGTGCACTTATCCCAAGCTTGATCCTCGTGTAAGCGTCCTTCTCTTTTCAAGCGACGATAAAGTTCAGTCCCAGGAAAGGGTGTAGGAAGTGTGACTTGTACATCGTAAACATTGCATTCATCGGAAAAATTATACACCGCATCAAAGATGCTCTCATCATGAGAATCCATGCCAATAATGAAGCAGGCATTAACACGGATGCCTGCTTGCTGAATTCGCAAAACATTTTCTTGATAACTTGCTAGGCGCCGAGCTTTCCAGTTATTCTTTAATTCGACCCCCTCGAGGCCTGCTATTACAGGACTTTCTAGACCAATCAATAACTCTTTACATCCTGAAGCTTTCAATAAACAAAGAAACTCTACGTCGTCTCCCACGGCAATATCTGCTTCCGTAAACCAACGAATTTTCCTCTTGGCAATTTCGGGGAGAAGGTTTTCCCAAAATTTCTTATTCACAAAACTATTATCATCTGCGAATTCAATAAAGGGCCGAGGCCAAAGCTCACAGATACGATCAATTTCGGCAAGAATTTTACTGGCGGGTTTTTGTTTGTATTTATCGGTGAGTATAATTGATCCCGCACAAAACTCACAGCTATGCGGGCAACCTCGACTCGTCTGTATAGTAATGCGATTATATTTTTGCACATCCAATAAATCATAGGCGGGCATGGGTGCATCGGATAGGTCAAACTCTCGGCCGGACGAATCATAAAATTCTTTGAGTTCATCATTTTGCGCATCTCGCAAAAGTTCTTCCCAATATACCTCACCTTCTCCCATGCATACCGAGTCACAATGAGCCTTCGCTTCATGGGGTCGCGAAGTCACATGTAAACCTCCCATAACGACTCTTAGTCCATGCTCCTGACATTCAGCTGCTAAAGCATAGGCTTCGAAAGCCTGTGCCGTAAAAGTAGAAATCACCACCAAGTCAAAACTTTTAAAAGATAAGTCTCCAAGGACAAACTCCGGCACTTCAAAATATTCTTTTTCGTGTTCTGTAGGAGTCATTCCCGCCAGAGTTAACAGCCCCAGACTCGGCAAAGAAGCTATGACTTTACTGCGCTCTACAAAACCGGGAAGAGTCAAGCCTTCATTTAATAAGGCTTGATCCTGGACACGAATTCCACTCATCGCAACAAACGCTATTTTCATGGAATGAGCCATGTTTTCATCAAGACTTTTACTTCATCATTTAATAAGCCGATTCTATCAAATTTCAGGAGTGATTCATGAAGTTCAATTTTATTTTTTGTAGTAAATGATTTCCCTTCAGTCATCTCTAAAGCATTCCGTACATATTCATTAAAGTCATAATGATGCTCTTTTAAAAACTCTAAATCACTCTTTAGAAACTGTTTTTTATTCAATACAACTTCCAAGCCCTCAAGCTCTACCCACGATTTCTTTAAATTTATCGCCATCCATTGATAAACTATTTCTTTTAACCATGCGGGGTGCTCCTCTCTGAGTTCAGCAAATAAATAAAAACCTTCATCTCGTGTATAAGGAAAAATTAGTGGCTTCGTCTTATCAAAGTCATGCCTCTCCAAATCTTGAACAAAATTAAGGGCTTCTTGATATTGATCTGTTCGTACTAAAGTAATAAATTTATCATGATTCATCAGTTTCTTCTGAAAAAAGGTGAGGCCTATAGCTGATAAAATTAATGCTATTAATACAAAAAACTTACTTACCCTACCCTGCTGATTGATAGGTGGCATTTTTACTGAATTTCCTGGAGTTTTTTTGTAAGTAACAAATTGCCACAATGTAATAGGAAGCGAGATGAAAAAGCTCATTATTATTACCCCCATCGCATTTCCAGTAAATACTCTAAGCACTTCCTGTTCAGGACTTAAAGATGCTCCACTCATTACTCCTACAATTGAAATATATTTGAACATCAAAGATGGATAAGCGACAACACAACATGCCGATATTAAAGGTCCATAAAAATTAATTCTTGTACAAACATGTAGGATTCGTCCAAATAAAAGCACACGCCATAGCGCTACTAATGTTAATAAACTCAAATTGATTTTTACTGCCGTCATCGAAGTACATACCTCTTCCACTGGGAACGCATATAGAAATGCTAAGGGTCCGGTCATCCAGAACAAAGAAAAAAAGGATCGTAATTCATTGTCCTGTAAATCTAACTTACATGTTCGTGTATTGATTCGAAACCAAGCCATGATCCATAATATCATTAGACTAGAGGCTACAATCGGGATCAAATAGATTAAAGGATTTTTTAGAATCAACTCTTGATCATATTCTCGCGCGATTCCCGCAAAACAGATAAAAATAAGCCCATACCAAATACTCGAACTATTTCTAGCTACCTGTAAAATGGCCTGTCGACTGCCGAACAAAAAAAGCAGTATCGTCTTAAAACTTAAGTTATTTATTTTTTCTAATGGCCCTGGACCATCATCAGAAAGTGCTCTCTCTAGTTCTTGTGAATGACGTTTTTCTTCACTCACACCCTTAATCATAATTCTTCATTTATACTCGGCTTAATTTATCTTTAATCTTTGTAAGACTCATCGACCTTTTGATACGCCTTTCAAGTATATGTATTTCATAGTCTAATTCATCTATCGCCTGATCGATGAGACAAATTAATAAGTTAGCCACTTTGTCTATCTTGTTACTCTCGATAAAGTTACTATACGATTTATATGAATAATCATCTTGATTAGACATACTATAGACAAAAGAAACTCTCGCTGAATTACACTTCCATTTTGAATACTGTTTTAATTCTAAAAAGTCACAGGACTCATCCTTGAGTTGATTCATGGTAAGTTGCAGAATATTTAATAGCTTAAGCTTCGACTTAATTGACTCATCAGGGGCCAAATGATAATTAATTAAAGCTTCACGTCCTAAATGCAAGAGCTCCGTCATATCTGTTAATAAGAGATTCGAATAAGAGGAAAAACGTTCCCCAAGTTGTTCCCCTACCTTATAAGCTAGCTGCACTTTTTCACAGGCTTCTGAAAAATGTTCTTCTTTGAGTTCTTTAAGTTGTGGCAGGCTCATCCTTTTCCTCCATGATTCTATATTATAATCAAAAAAAATGTGGATAAATTTCTTTATCCACATTCACTAAGAATCATAACACCTGCATTCGTATAATAAGTGCAACACTTCTGTTAATTGCTTATAGCATAAACATCTATTGAGAATAACAAGACTCAGATGTACTCTGCTATAAGCGACCAAACCTAAAACAGAGGAGTCAGAAATGACATATGAACATCTGAGTCTTGAAGAAAGACACTACCTTGAAATTGAATTAAAGGCAGGCACATCGATCACTAAAATAGCAAAAAACTTAAATCGTAGTACAAGCACACTTTCACGAGAACTTAAACGTAATAAAGGTCTCCGTGGTTATCGAAACAAGCAAGCCAATGACTTTGCTCAAGAAAGACACAAAGTGAAACCAAAGGCTATTAAACTAACTGAAGAAGTTAAGGACTATATAGATGAGCATTTACTCAAGGATTGGAGCCCCGAACAAATTGTAGGTCGACTAAAAGATGACCAATCCATCTTACTTCATCATGAAACAGTTTATCAATATATTCTTAGAGATAAAGAATCAGGAGGTGAGCTATATAAGCTTCTACGTCATCAGAATAAAACTTATCGCAAACGTTATGGCAACCAGCATAGTCGTAATGGGATTCCCAATCGTGTGGATATAGACGAACGACCTGAGGCAGCTAATAAGCGAGAGCGTGTAGGCGACTGGGAGATGGATACTATTATAGGAAAAGCTCATAAAGGAGCCATTGTAACTATGGATGATCGAAAATCAAAACTGCGTCTAGCATTGCCTGTGTCTCATAAGAAAGCCACGCTTGTGAAAGATGCAATAATCTCTTTGCTAACACCGATCAAAGATTTGGTTCATACTCTTACATTTGATAATGGAAAAGAATTTACTCAGCATGAGACTATCTCCAAGGAATTGGAATGTAATAGTTATTTTGCTAAACCATATCACTCATGGGAACGAGGCCAAAACGAGAATGCTAATGGATTGTTACGGCAATACTTTCCTAAGTCTATGGCGCTTGATGGTATCAGTGAAAATGAAGTCATTATTGCGGTTGATAAACTTAATAGTAGACCTCGAAAATGTCTGAAATTTAAGACGCCATATGAAGTTTTTGAAAATTTAACTGGAATTAACTTAAGAAAATCAGTAGGTGTTGCACTTACTACTTGAATTCAGGACAACTTAAATTACAAAGACCTTAATCAATAATTTATTTTATTTCTAATTCTACAAAGCTTTTTACTAGATCATCTATCGCTTTAACTTGCTGTAGAAAAGGTCTCAATAATTCTAATGGCAAAGCTGACGGACCGTCACATTTTGCCTCTGCTGGATTTGGGTGTGACTCCAAAAAGAGCCCTGCCAATCTTGTTGCCATGCCTGAACGCGCCAATTCAAGTACCTGTTCACGACGTCCGCCAGAAGCTGCTCCCAAAGGATCTCGGCATTGCAAGCTATGAGTTACATCAAAAATAATCGGCGAACCACCCGTCGATTGTTTCATCGTTCTAAAACCCAACATATCTACCACTAAATTATCGTAACCCATGCAAGAACCACGCTCACATAGAATGGTCTTTTCATTTCCTGCTTCAGCAAATTTGTCTACAATATTTTTCATTTGACCAGGACTGAGGAACTGAGGCTTTTTAATATTGATCACTGCACCCGTATTAGCCATCGCCACTACAAGATCTGTCTGACGCGCTAAAAAGGCCGGTAGCTGAATGACATCAACAACATCAGCCACTGGCTGGCATTGATCAATTTCATGTACGTCTGTAATAATTGGAACGTTATTAAACTCACGTTTTAAAGCTTTAAAAATCTCCATACCTTTTTCAAGGCCCACACCACGAAAGCTATGAACGGAGGAGCGATTCGCTTTATCAAAAGAAGCTTTGAACACGTAGGGAATATTTAATTCTTCACATACGCTCAGGTACTTTTCACAAACTTTCAGTGTATCCGCTTCATTCTCTAAAACATTTAACCCACCAAACAAAACGAAAGGCTTATCATTGCCCAAACTAATATTATTAAAGTCAATTACTTTGTTCATTTTATATCCCTATCATAATTTAAAATTTTACAAATATATGAGCCATGACTACTTGTTCAACAGCAGAACACAACAATTGAGTTTATTGAACATATATAAGCTTTTACTTTATAAATCTTCACACTTCTTTAGGACTTAAAGTTATTTGTTCTTTAAAATGTAATTCTCTTGTAAAAATGGACTCGCTATTTAGCACGAGTCCTTGCCTCTTTTTAAAGTAAATATAATTTCATGAGGGCTAAAGGCCCTAAAATAATATATAAAATGGAGGAATACACATGGGGTTTTTCGATAAAATAAAATCGGCCGTTAATGTGGTAACTGGTGGTGCAGCAGAACTTAATGTTTCATTTGGAGAAGTTAAATTTGGTGAGCCTATTACAGTCTATGTTAGGGCTCTGGCTAAATCTGATCTCAAAATTGATAAAGTTTATCTCAAACTTCGGGGCGTCGAAGAAGTTATTGTAGATGACCATGACTACCAAGATAAAGATGGCGATGGTGATCGTGAAGAAACTCACGAAACCATTGAAAAGCGTCATGAAACCTATGAAATGGAGCAGGTGATTTCTGGGGTTCAAGAACTTGAGAACGGACAGGAATACGAATGGACTACAGAGATCCAATTACCTGAACACCTTCAGGCCCCTTACCGTGGGCGCTACTGTACTCACAACTATAAAATTTTTGTGGGACTGGATGCTTTTGGTAATGATCCCGATACTGCTTGGGTTAATATTCCCTTTTAAACTGTTTAAGAAGATGACCTAACTTTATCAAAAGAGCTCAGCTATATTGCTGGGTTCTTTTGCTTATTAGAGGATTGATATATATATATCGGCCTCTCCTCGAACTTTAATAATTCGACCATTATATATCATAACTTATCTATTGCTTTATGAGATAATTAAAAGATTTGTCACTTGTGTAAATTAACTTGACGTAGTTGTTTATAAACAAGTAGGAGATACACCGTGCACAATAAAAAATACAACTTTTCACTTATTGAACTTTTAGTCGTTATTGCCATTATTGGAATATTAGCAAGTATTCTCTTACCTATCCTTGGAAAGAGTCGCGAAAGCGCCAAACGTAGCCTCTGTCTAAATAACCTCAGACAAATCGGCTATAAACTTCATATTTATACCGATGATAATGACATGTACTTCCCCTATGCCTCAGGCCCCAATAATTTAGTCCAATGGGATGATCTTATCAGTGATTATCTAACGCAGACACAAAGAGAAGACAGCCCTCTAGATCCTTCTACACAAGCAGCCAGCGCTGATCATATATTTCTATGCCCATCGGATACAACAAGCCCTAATGGAAACAATCTCCTTCGCAGCTATGCCATGAATTCCAGCACTAGCTGGGCCACTCAAAATTTAAGTAATTTTATTGGATTTTCTGGCTTACATGGACTTGCCGTACAAATAAATAATATCTCTAAGCCATCATCACTCATTGCAAATGGAGAAAGATTTCAAAAAAATAATCTTCGTGGAGGTCACAATTATGCTGTTTTAGGTGACCTTGCGACGTCCTACGATACGGTCGGTTCTATCGGCGCTCATAAAGATGATCTAAAATATACCTATGTTTTTGCTGATGGGCATACTGAGTATCTTTCTTACCTCAAAGCAAATGCCCTGCAAAATCAATAAACATTATTCTAGCTATTCATAAAAAACTAACTGTTTTGTTAGATAGTCTAATTCAGTAACGTAGTGTTGCTTATAAGAAGAAAAAATCGGAATCTATATGAGATATTTAGCACTGCTTACACTTTTACTTACCACTCAGCTTTATGCTGAGAGACTTGACCAAACAAAACTCAATGTCGTTTTTATCACTTTAGATGACCTCAGTTATGAAAGCTTAGGCATCAATGGCTGCAAAGTTCCGGATATTTCACCAAATATGGATCGTATTGCCAATAGTGGTATGCGCTTCGAAGGTTTCCACGTTCAAGCCAGTAACTGTATACCTTCACGCGCATTGATGATGA from Lentisphaera profundi harbors:
- a CDS encoding B12-binding domain-containing radical SAM protein; the protein is MKIAFVAMSGIRVQDQALLNEGLTLPGFVERSKVIASLPSLGLLTLAGMTPTEHEKEYFEVPEFVLGDLSFKSFDLVVISTFTAQAFEAYALAAECQEHGLRVVMGGLHVTSRPHEAKAHCDSVCMGEGEVYWEELLRDAQNDELKEFYDSSGREFDLSDAPMPAYDLLDVQKYNRITIQTSRGCPHSCEFCAGSIILTDKYKQKPASKILAEIDRICELWPRPFIEFADDNSFVNKKFWENLLPEIAKRKIRWFTEADIAVGDDVEFLCLLKASGCKELLIGLESPVIAGLEGVELKNNWKARRLASYQENVLRIQQAGIRVNACFIIGMDSHDESIFDAVYNFSDECNVYDVQVTLPTPFPGTELYRRLKREGRLHEDQAWDKCTLFDLMFEPKNFTREELRLGFRNLVKRLYSKDFTDKRRANFNSLWKSAQSM
- a CDS encoding DUF4136 domain-containing protein, whose product is MKKLFLTLIIALTITACNSSPVKVSSDYDEFADFRLLRSFKWYERESAPPGVDDLLDRRIIRAVGRELKADGYHEAQEGEAVHFLVNYVVVAREKQEIRSVTSYSGYSPHYYGRHYYPSHHASSVELRNYRQGTLFIDILSAKTKKLIWRGVGTRRIPNNVDRLRRNEIVNETVEEIMKHFPPDPKDKPKQK
- the kdsA gene encoding 3-deoxy-8-phosphooctulonate synthase; amino-acid sequence: MNKVIDFNNISLGNDKPFVLFGGLNVLENEADTLKVCEKYLSVCEELNIPYVFKASFDKANRSSVHSFRGVGLEKGMEIFKALKREFNNVPIITDVHEIDQCQPVADVVDVIQLPAFLARQTDLVVAMANTGAVINIKKPQFLSPGQMKNIVDKFAEAGNEKTILCERGSCMGYDNLVVDMLGFRTMKQSTGGSPIIFDVTHSLQCRDPLGAASGGRREQVLELARSGMATRLAGLFLESHPNPAEAKCDGPSALPLELLRPFLQQVKAIDDLVKSFVELEIK
- a CDS encoding IS30 family transposase; this translates as MTYEHLSLEERHYLEIELKAGTSITKIAKNLNRSTSTLSRELKRNKGLRGYRNKQANDFAQERHKVKPKAIKLTEEVKDYIDEHLLKDWSPEQIVGRLKDDQSILLHHETVYQYILRDKESGGELYKLLRHQNKTYRKRYGNQHSRNGIPNRVDIDERPEAANKRERVGDWEMDTIIGKAHKGAIVTMDDRKSKLRLALPVSHKKATLVKDAIISLLTPIKDLVHTLTFDNGKEFTQHETISKELECNSYFAKPYHSWERGQNENANGLLRQYFPKSMALDGISENEVIIAVDKLNSRPRKCLKFKTPYEVFENLTGINLRKSVGVALTT
- a CDS encoding type II secretion system protein; translation: MHNKKYNFSLIELLVVIAIIGILASILLPILGKSRESAKRSLCLNNLRQIGYKLHIYTDDNDMYFPYASGPNNLVQWDDLISDYLTQTQREDSPLDPSTQAASADHIFLCPSDTTSPNGNNLLRSYAMNSSTSWATQNLSNFIGFSGLHGLAVQINNISKPSSLIANGERFQKNNLRGGHNYAVLGDLATSYDTVGSIGAHKDDLKYTYVFADGHTEYLSYLKANALQNQ